Proteins encoded by one window of Primulina huaijiensis isolate GDHJ02 chromosome 1, ASM1229523v2, whole genome shotgun sequence:
- the LOC140974000 gene encoding putative F-box/LRR-repeat protein At4g15060 — protein MMIENELVDKISELPDDVLVAIISRLTWQEAIATSVLSTRWRNLYTYIVRLSYNTRHPSEQSNYTYVQQLEEKEFPKYIKEIYDFLNSNNGCGFLKEFRVHLPCLKGANIKTWFPLLLEREVESIDIRMIYHTKSMPAYYSVPSKSLIKEKGGGLGSFPGLKSLRILSLHSLHVEDRDVELFVSNCPVLEHLSIAGSYKLKKVSLVGHSKLKRLDICSSRKASSIEVRDMINLVSLTCHKLHPEYSLLLHNVPKLIEFNSDDQEHLVDHILPGISSFILDQLQQIEVHMTGKTLLFFSAPLLRNLKHLKLRLSNFDGGHRIPLYLLEAWDCPNLQKIELKLLRLDYQVFDYTYYRQSRMILEMGYSSPGKTKFNLKEVTILGFTGSIDELTFTCSLIIREGMGLEQLIVQPCEGTYEIRCKAAALARSHFPPIIPISAKLIII, from the exons ATGATGATTGAGAATGAGTTGGTGGACAAAATCAGTGAGTTGCCTGATGATGTTCTTGTTGCCATAATCTCTCGATTAACATGGCAAGAAGCTATAGCCACCAGCGTCCTATCCACTCGTTGGCGCAACCTATACACCTACATCGTCCGTCTTAGCTACAACACTCGACATCCATCGGAACAATCAAATTACACATATGTTCAACAATTAGAAGAAAAGGAATTCCCAAAATACATAAAGGAGATTTATGATTTCTTGAATTCAAACAACGGTTGCGGCTTTTTGAAGGAATTCAGGGTGCATTTACCCTGTTTGAAGGGAGCCAATATCAAGACATGGTTTCCATTGCTGCTGGAAAGAGAAGTAGAGAGCATTGACATACGCATGATTTATCACACCAAATCTATGCCGGCCTATTACAGCGTTCCCTCTAAGAGTTTGATTAAGGAAAAAGGTGGAGGCTTAGGGTCGTTTCCGGGCCTCAAATCGCTCAGAATATTATCTCTACACTCGCTTCATGTGGAAGATCGAGATGTTGAGCTATTTGTTTCGAATTGTCCTGTTCTTGAGCACTTGTCCATCGCGGGTTCTTACAAGTTAAAAAAGGTGTCGTTGGTTGGACATTCGAAGTTGAAGCGATTGGATATTTGTTCATCTAGGAAGGCCTCATCAATTGAGGTTCGTGACATGATCAACCTCGTTTCTTTGACGTGTCACAAATTGCATCCTGAGTACTCACTACTCCTCCACAACGTCCCAAAGCTTATTGAGTTCAATTCAGACGATCAGGAACACCTGGTTGACCACATCTTGCCTGGAATCTCATCTTTTATTCTAGACCAACTACAGCAAATTGAAGTCCACATGACTGGCAAGACG TTATTATTTTTCTCCGCACCCTTATTAAGGAATCTAAAGCATCTCAAGCTTCGATTATCGAATTTCGATGGAGGCCACAGAATTCCTTTATACTTACTTGAGGCTTGGGATTGTCCTAACTTGCAGAAAATTGAACTAAAG CTTCTGCGGTTGGATTATCAAGTATTTGATTACACATATTATCGCCAGTCGAGGATGATACTTGAAATGGGATATTCATCACCAGGCAAAACAAAATTCAATCTCAAAGAGGTGACCATCTTGGGGTTTACAGGGTCTATAGATGAGTTAACTTTTACATGTTCATTGATCATAAGAGAAGGTATGGGACTGGAACAACTCATTGTCCAACCTTGTGAAGGAACTTATGAAATCCGATGCAAGGCTGCAGCTCTTGCACGATCTCATTTCCCACCAATTATACCAATCTCGGCTAAACTAATAATTATCTAG
- the LOC140977710 gene encoding putative F-box/LRR-repeat protein At4g15060 — MMIENELVDKISELPDDVLVAIISRLTWQEAIATSVLSTRWRNLYTYIVRLSYNTRHPSEQSNYTYVQQLEEKEFPKYIKEIYDFLNSNNGCGFLKEFRVHLPCLKGANIKTWFPLLLEREVESIDIRMIYHTKSMPAYYSVPSKSLIKEKGGGLGSFPGLKSLRILSLHSLHVEDRDVELFVSNCPVLEHLSIAGSYKLKKVSLVGHSKLKRLDICSSRKASSIEVRDMINLVSLTCHKLHPEYSLLLHNVPKLIEFNSDDQEHLVDHILPGISSFILDQLQQIEVHMTGKTLLFFSAPLLRNLKHLKLRLSNFDGGHRIPLYLLEAWDCPNLQKIELKLLRLDYQVFDYTYYRQSRMILEMGYSSPGKTKFNLKEVTILGFTGSIDELTFTCSLIIREGMGLEQLIVQPCEGTYEIRCKAAALARSHFPPIIPISAKLIII, encoded by the exons ATGATGATTGAGAATGAGTTGGTGGACAAAATCAGTGAGTTGCCTGATGATGTTCTTGTTGCCATAATCTCTCGATTAACATGGCAAGAAGCTATAGCCACCAGCGTCCTATCCACTCGTTGGCGCAACCTATACACCTACATCGTCCGTCTTAGCTACAACACTCGACATCCATCGGAACAATCAAATTATACATATGTTCAACAATTAGAAGAAAAGGAATTCCCAAAATACATAAAGGAGATTTATGATTTCTTGAATTCAAACAACGGTTGCGGCTTTTTGAAGGAATTCAGGGTGCATTTACCCTGTTTGAAGGGAGCCAATATCAAGACATGGTTTCCATTGCTGCTGGAAAGAGAAGTAGAGAGCATTGACATACGCATGATTTATCACACCAAATCTATGCCGGCCTATTACAGCGTTCCCTCTAAGAGTTTGATTAAGGAAAAAGGTGGAGGCTTAGGGTCGTTTCCGGGCCTCAAATCGCTCAGAATATTATCTCTACACTCGCTTCATGTGGAAGATCGAGATGTTGAGCTATTTGTTTCGAATTGTCCTGTTCTTGAGCACTTGTCCATCGCGGGTTCTTACAAGTTAAAAAAGGTGTCGTTGGTTGGACATTCGAAGTTGAAGCGATTGGATATTTGTTCATCTAGGAAGGCCTCATCAATTGAGGTTCGTGACATGATCAACCTCGTTTCTTTGACGTGTCACAAATTGCATCCTGAGTACTCACTACTCCTCCACAACGTCCCAAAGCTTATTGAGTTCAATTCAGACGATCAGGAACACCTGGTTGACCACATCTTGCCTGGAATCTCATCTTTTATTCTAGACCAACTACAGCAAATTGAAGTCCACATGACTGGCAAGACG TTATTATTTTTCTCCGCACCCTTATTAAGGAATCTAAAGCATCTCAAGCTTCGATTATCGAATTTCGATGGAGGCCACAGAATTCCTTTATACTTACTTGAGGCTTGGGATTGTCCTAACTTGCAGAAAATTGAACTAAAG CTTCTGCGGTTGGATTATCAAGTATTTGATTACACATATTATCGCCAGTCGAGGATGATACTTGAAATGGGATATTCATCACCAGGCAAAACAAAATTCAATCTCAAAGAGGTGACCATCTTGGGGTTTACAGGGTCTATAGATGAGTTAACTTTTACATGTTCATTGATCATAAGAGAAGGTATGGGACTGGAACAACTCATTGTCCAACCTTGTGAAGGAACTTATGAAATCCGATGCAAGGCTGCAGCTCTTGCACGATCTCATTTCCCACCAATTATACCAATCTCGGCTAAACTAATAATTATCTAG